Proteins encoded by one window of Lemur catta isolate mLemCat1 chromosome 12, mLemCat1.pri, whole genome shotgun sequence:
- the TNFAIP8 gene encoding tumor necrosis factor alpha-induced protein 8 isoform X3, producing the protein MATDVFNSKNLAVQAQKKILGKMVSKSIATTLIDDTSSEVLDELYRVTREYTQNKKEAEKIIKNLIKTVIKLAILYRNNQFNQDELALMEKFKKKVHQLAMTVVSFHQVDYTFDRNVLSRLLNECREMLHQIIQRHLTAKSHGRINNVFDHFSNCEFLAALYNPFGNFKPHLQKLCDGINKMLDEENI; encoded by the coding sequence tGGCCACAGATGTCTTTAATTCGAAAAACCTGGCTGTTCAGGCACAAAAGAAGATCTTGGGTAAGATGGTGTCCAAATCCATCGCCACCACCCTGATAGACGACACGAGCAGTGAGGTGCTGGACGAGCTCTACAGGGTGACCAGGGAGTACACCCAGAacaagaaggaggcagagaagatcATCAAGAACCTCATCAAGACAGTCATCAAGCTGGCCATTCTTTACAGGAATAATCAGTTTAATCAAGACGAGCTAGCCCTGATggagaaatttaagaagaaagttCATCAGCTTGCTATGACCGTGGTCAGTTTCCACCAGGTGGATTACACCTTTGACCGGAATGTGTTATCCAGGCTGCTGAACGAATGCAGAGAGATGCTCCACCAGATCATTCAGCGTCACCTCACCGCCAAGTCCCATGGACGGATTAATAATGTCTTTGATCATTTTTCAAATTGTGAATTTTTGGCTGCCTTGTATAATCCCTTTGGAAATTTTAAGCCCCATTTACAAAAACTTTGTGATGGTATCAACAAAATGTTGGATGAAGAGAACATATGA
- the TNFAIP8 gene encoding tumor necrosis factor alpha-induced protein 8 isoform X5, whose translation MVSKSIATTLIDDTSSEVLDELYRVTREYTQNKKEAEKIIKNLIKTVIKLAILYRNNQFNQDELALMEKFKKKVHQLAMTVVSFHQVDYTFDRNVLSRLLNECREMLHQIIQRHLTAKSHGRINNVFDHFSNCEFLAALYNPFGNFKPHLQKLCDGINKMLDEENI comes from the coding sequence ATGGTGTCCAAATCCATCGCCACCACCCTGATAGACGACACGAGCAGTGAGGTGCTGGACGAGCTCTACAGGGTGACCAGGGAGTACACCCAGAacaagaaggaggcagagaagatcATCAAGAACCTCATCAAGACAGTCATCAAGCTGGCCATTCTTTACAGGAATAATCAGTTTAATCAAGACGAGCTAGCCCTGATggagaaatttaagaagaaagttCATCAGCTTGCTATGACCGTGGTCAGTTTCCACCAGGTGGATTACACCTTTGACCGGAATGTGTTATCCAGGCTGCTGAACGAATGCAGAGAGATGCTCCACCAGATCATTCAGCGTCACCTCACCGCCAAGTCCCATGGACGGATTAATAATGTCTTTGATCATTTTTCAAATTGTGAATTTTTGGCTGCCTTGTATAATCCCTTTGGAAATTTTAAGCCCCATTTACAAAAACTTTGTGATGGTATCAACAAAATGTTGGATGAAGAGAACATATGA